The genomic region GTCTGATCACCGCGTTGAGCGCGGCCACCGCGCTGGCGGTGCTGCGGTACGGGCTGGGTTCGTGGTGGGAGACGAGCGTGCTGGTCGACGCCAGCGTGGTGTTCGTCGGGTTCAGCCTCTGGCTGCTGGTCGCCGGGCAGGACTGGCTGTGGGTCAGTGTCGTGGTGTTCGTCGTGATGGTCTCGGCGCTGGTGCACATCATGCGGCTGCTGGTGCGGCGCCGCCACGATCTAACGTGCCCGAAGTGGCTGACGGTGCTGGCCACCGCGACGTTCGGACTCTATCTGGGGTGGAGCAGCGTCGCCGTCTTCGCCAACGTCGCCGCGGCGCTGATCGACGGTGGCGTGTCGGAGTCGGTGGTCTGGTGGCAGCTCGTGGTGCTGGTGGCCGCCACGGCGTTCGTGGTCGGGCTCACAACGATGCTGCGCGGCACGCTCGGCCTGGTGGCGGGCAGCCTGTGGGCGCTCATCGCGATCGCCATCGGAGCGAGCCATCGCGACAGCACGGTGCTGTCGGTGACGGCGGTGATCGCGGCGGTACTGGTGATCGGCACGGCCGCCGCGGCGTGGCGTCAGCGGCGGCAGATCTAGCGGTCACCCGCTTCGTGGGCTTCCCGCCACGCCTGCCAGATCTCGGGAAAAACGCCGGCCGGACGTAGTCGAGCCGGAACAGTTGGGAGTAGCGCTCTTCGACGCCTTGACTCGCGGCCACGTGCCGGATGTCCGAAACAGCAGGTCACCGCCGGGCTGCGGAAGCCGTATCAGGTACGGCAGCTTGGAATCCGGGTCCGGATTGGCCGAAATCAACAACTCCACCCGACCAGTCTGAGTCAGGAGTCGCGCTCGATCGCATCGACCCTTCGGAACACCTCCGCCGGTCGACCCCTGTTGCCGGTCGCCACGGTGCCGGTCGGCGCCAGATGCGGTTCCATCGAGCGGCGAAAGGTGTCGCGCTGCAATGGCTTTCCGGCCACTGCTTCGTGTGCCAGCCGCAGTTCGCGCAGGGTGAACTCGGCGCCGAGCAGCCCGTCGGGATCGGGCTTGTCGGCATAGCGGGCACGGATGTGGGCGACGGCGAGGTCGATGATGTCGGCGTGGTCGTAGGGCAACCGCCCCGGCCGGTCGGTCGGGACCAGCCGCGTCCGGTCCGGGAAGCGCGACGTCAACCGGTCGGGCCGCACCACCTCGATGTGGGCGACCGACAGCACCCAACCCCGGTCGTCGCGGGCCGGGTCGTCGAAGACGTGTAACTGGCGGGGATGCAGGCCGCGCACGTTGGCCTTGACGCGCAGCGAGCGGTCGACCGCGTCGGCGAGCACCTCCCCCTCGTGCAGGAACGTGCCCGGCAACGCCCAGCCCGGGCCGTGGGGCCGACGTACCTCCAGCACGACGAGGCCGTCGTCGGCGTCGAGGGTGAGCACGGCGGTGTCCACCGCGACGGACGGCCGCGGATAGTCGGTCAGGCTGCGCCCACCGGGCGATTCTGCGCTCATGTCGGAGCCACAGCGTACAGTGGCAGCTATTAGCGCGGAGTTGCGCAAAATGTGCTCTTGGGAGGAGGGCGGGATGGCTTCGTACCACGATCGTGTTGAGGGAGTGCTGTTGGGCACCGCGGCCGGCGATGCGCTCGGAGCGCCGTATGAATTCCAACCGCCGCGCGGACCGGAACTCGAGGTGACGATGGCCGGCGGCGGGCCTTGGGAGCCTGGCGAGTGGACCGACGACACGTCGATGGCTCTGGCGATCGCGGGGGTGGCGGCGACCGGCGCCGACCTGCGGGACGACTCGGCGCAGGACGCGATCGTGGCGCGCTGGCTGCAGTGGTCGCGGGTCACCAAAGACATTGGTGTGCAGACCGGTTCGGTCCTGCGAGCTGCCACCCGTGGTGGCGCCGTCACGGCGGCGGATGCGCGTGCCGCTTCGGCGGAGTTTCACCGGCGCACCGGGCGCACGGCAGGCAACGGATCGCTGATGCGTACCGCGCCGGTGGCGTTGGCGTATCTGCACGACGAGGACGCGATGGTCGCGGCGGCCCGCGCGATCAGCGAACTGACGCACGCCGACCCGGACGCCGGCGACGCCTGCGTGTTGTGGTGCTGCGCGATCCGGCATGCGGTGCTGACCGGCGAGCTCGACGTGCGAATCGGATTGGGCCACATCGACCGCCAGAATCTGTGGGTTCGGCGACTCGACGAGGCCGAGTCGGCGCCGCCGGCGTCGTTCCCGAACAACGGCTGGGTGGTCGCGGCGATGCAGGCGGCGTGGTCGGCGATCGCGACGACGGTGGTGCCCCAGGACGATTCCGCGGCCGGGGTGTTCCGCGCCGACCACCTGCGGCGGGCTTTGGACGCCGCGGTGCGGGCGGGCTATGACACCGACACGGTCGCAGCCATCGCGGGCGGCCTGCTGGGCGCGGCGTACGGCGCGTCGGCGATACCCGGCGAGTGGCGCCGCGTGTTGCACGGATGGCCGGGGGCGACGGCGCACGATGTGGTTGCGCTGGCAGCGGCGATCGAGCGCGGCGGCGAGCCCGACCCGTTCGACTTCTCGTATCCGGGTTCGCCGGTCGACACCTGGGCCCGCCATCCGTACGACGACGGCGTGCTGCTCGGCGGGATCGGCGTGCTGCGGCGCCTGCCTGCCGACGTCGATGCGGTGGTGTCGCTGTGCCGGGTGGCCGACGACGACATCCGCCGCGACATGCCGCATGTGGAGGTGCGGCTGATCGATCGGACCGAACGCGACGAGAACCCGCATCTGGACTTCGTGCTGCTGGACACCGTGCGGCTGATAGAGCAGCTGCGCAGCGAGGGACGCACCGTGCTGGTGCACTGCGTGGCCGCCTACAGCCGCACACCGAGCGTGGGTGCGCTCTACGGCGCGCGGTTACGCGGTGTCGGCGTCGACGAGGCGGTGGCCGACGTGACGGCCGTCCTGCCCGGTGCGCATCCGAACAGCGCATTCCGGGCCGCGCTGCGGCGCATCGGTCGTGCGACGTGATGACCGGGCCGGGGTTGTCGGTGGCGGTGAATACAGTGCCGGGCATGCACACCGCAGTCACCGAGGAGCCGCCCTCACCGCCGAAACCCGTGGCCCGGCCGCCGCGCGTTGACATCGTGCCGGCCCGACCGCGCCCCATCATGTCGGTCGCCGTTGTGTTCGCCCGTCAACGCGGGTCCACGTTGCGCTATGCGGCATGCTCGGACCACCAGCAATGGGCGGGAACGGTCGAGGCGGACTCGTTCGAGGCCGCGGTGCTCGACGTGATCAAGCAGGTGCGCCGCGAGTGCGAGATCGAGCGGATCCGGTTCCTGGTGCAGATGCCGGCGCGCAGCACGTTGTGGGCATTGCGCGACGAAATCGCCCTGTTGATCCCCGGCATCTGCGTGGAGCGGCCGCGGCTCTCCGACGAACGACTGGTCGCGAGGGCGCAGGACGGTCTGCGCGCCACGGCGCCGCCGCCGCCGACCGGGCCGGTGTGGGTGGCGACGGACGGCTCGGTGCGGGGCAAGGTCACCGGCTACGGCTGGCTGGCGTCGTCGGGCGAATACGGACTGTTGGGATTTCGGCATTCGCGAAAGCAGATCGGGCCGGAGGTGGTGCTCGTCGCGGAGCTGCGCGCGATCGCGACGGCAGTCGAGAAGCTGCGCGGTCGCGACATCACCGTGCTGAGCGACAGCCGCCCGGCCATCGCCATGGTGCAGCGGTGGATGGCAGGCGAGGACGTACTGCCGCAGGGCTACACCGTGTATCGCGAGAACGGCAAAACACCCGGCCTGGTCAGGGCGCAGCGGATGATCCACGCCGAGCGCGAGCGCATCACCCCGGTGTGGGTGAAGGGCCATCAGGGTGAGCCACTCAACGAGGGAGCCGATGCGCTGGCGCGCCTGGCGTCGCGACATGTGTTGGGCGACAGCGGGTTGGACGCCGAGGGATACCACCGGCGCGCCGACGGGCTGGCCGAGGCTTTCGCGGCGGAGTTCAACCGGCAGCGCTCGGCGTAGCGTCAGCTCACCACAGAACTGCGATGGCGGCGGCCGCAAACGACAGCACGCCGACCGACCAGAACATCACGCCCGGCACCGCATTGCCGCTGCGGCGCTGGCGCGCGCTGCCGATGCCGAGCAGTGCGCCGATGATCACCAGGATGACGAGCTTGACGATGATCTTCGGGTAGTTCAGCTCGACACCGGCCGGCCAGGGCGCGGCGAGTGCCAGGCCGGTGAGCAGCGAGAGCAGCAGCCCGTAATCCATGGTGCGGGTGAACCGGAACCGCTTCGCCGTGGCTTCGGCCACCCAGGCGCCGAACGTCACCGCGAAGCCGACGATGTGAAGTAGTACAACTACATTTCGTAGTAGTTCCATGCATCGAGCCTAGGCAGCGAGGCTTCGACTGCACAAGCGCGGATCCGCCACCTTTGCGCAAGTCTCGTTGCGCAACGAGTTCTTCGCGTGGCCGGCGGTGCGGCAGGCCGTATCAGCCGCACCCGCCCTAGCTGGTGCCGAGGCCCTTCACCACAGCGACGCACAGGTCGGCGGCGACCGCCGCGAGTTCGGCAGGCGTTTCGGTCGGCTCCGCCAACCACGACTCGATGAGCGAGTTCGCCCCGCCGACCATGAACAGGGCGCCATGGCGCAGCGCATCGGGGTTGGGCGTCTCGGCGCCGAGGACCTCGGGGGCCAGTTCGACGATCAGCGCGGCGATGTGGTCGAGGATGCCGGCGCGGTGCTCGGCCAGCCCGGGCACGGTGCTGACGTCGCCGGTCGCGATGCGGTGGATGTGCGGGTCGGCGGCGATGGTCTCCAGGAACGCCGTCAGCGCCGAGCGCAGCTTGTCGGTCAGCGTGCCGGGGTCGCCGACACCCGCGGCGACCAGCGCGGCGAGCAGCTCGTCGCGGACCTCGTCGGCGACGGCGAACACTATCGCCTCGCGGTTGTCGAACTGCTCGTAGAAGTAGCGCGTGGTCAGACCCGCCGCGCTGCACACGCCGCGCACGGTCACCTCCGTGACGCCCGACGCGCCCCAGATCCGGCGCGCGGCGGCGAGCAGCTTGTGGCGCCGTTCGGTGCGGCGGTCGTCCGCGCTCACACCGCCGTAGTCACGCACCACCTCCGCGCGCCTCATTGACACGACCCTACCTGCACGTTAGCTTTGGACAACGGTTGTTATCAGAAGTGCTCAAGGGAGAGTCCGATGAGTCAGCCCGTTCCGGCCCGCCACCCGTCCCGACCAGGGCCTGTCCCTGCGGCCGTGAAGTTGTTCACCGCCCTGCTGGGGATCGAAGCGCCGTCCGCCGAGCGGTGGCAGAGGCTCGGCGAACACCTCAACGTGGGCGACGAGCCGATGGACCGCCTGGTCGAATGGATGTCGACGACGGGCATGGAGCAGGCCCGGCCGCTGTTCGACCGTGCGCTGACGTCCGGCATCGCCACCGTGCCCGATGCGCCAGAACCGTTGCGGGACTTCTTCACCGGGATCGAGGCGGTGCCGGAGTGGGTCGACTGGAAGTTGCTGCGTATCGGCCAGCGGGCGATGCGCCGCGGCGGCGCCGACGGCATGTACATCGCGCGTGACGTGTCGCTGTTGGGCGGCTACCAGTTCTCCGGGTTCAACAAGACGCTGATCCGGACCGGTGCGCTGGAGAAGGGCTCGAACAAGCGGTTCGCCGAGACAATGCAGTGGGCGATGGACGTCATCTCGGAGGACGGGATGGCGCCGTTGGGTGCCGGCTACCGGTCGACGATCCGTGTCAGGCTGATCCACGCGTTCGTGCGCAGGCACGTCGCGGCGATGCCCGACTGGCGGGGCGACGAGTGGGGGGTGCCGGTCAACCAGACCGACATGGCGGCGACACTGGTCGGCGCGCTCATCGCCCCTGCCGCGGGTGGCATCGGCATGGGGCTTGTGTTGTCGCCCAGAGAGTTTGACGGCATCGCACACCTGACACGGTATGTCGGGTGGCTGATCGGGGTGGATGACGAGTGGCTGCCACGTGACTTCCGCGACGGCGTTCGGGTGCTGTACCACACGGTCGCGGCGCTGTCGGAGCCGGACGAGTCGACCAAGCAGTTGGCGATGCCGATGGCCGACGACCCGATGCAGTGGCACTACGGCACGCTTGGCGGTGTGCGCCGGCGGTTGGCGCGGGCGCAGCATCTGTCGGTGACCAGCGGATTCCTGGGGCCGCGGGCGATGCGCTCGCTGGGCCTGCCAACCTATGTGCCGCCGTGGTATCCGCTCTTGAAGATGCCGGCGAACCTGATGCGGAGCGCGGCGGCGCTGACGCGGCGTGGCGGGCTCCATCGTGCGGCATCACGGGGCGAGCGAGAGCAGAAGGCGCTGCTGCGCACCATGATCGGTGACGGCGAGGCGACGATCGGCGAGTCGGCCGCCCATGTGAGCCGGGTGGCGTAACCCGTCAGTCGGCTCCGGAACGTACAAGGGGCCAGAAGAGGTCGAACAGTCGCTCTTCCCACCCGTTCGCGACGCGGCCCGTGCGGGCGCGCTCGGCGATGACGGCACCGACCACCGCGTCGACGAGTGTGGCGCCGGCGATGTCTTTGCGAAACGAGCCATCGGCCTTCGCGGCCGCGATCACCGATTCGAGTTCGGCCCGCTGGCGGGTGAGGATGCGACGGAAGAGCTTCGTGAAGTCAGGGTCGTCGTCGGTGAGCAGCGCGGCGAGGCCGCCGAATCCGATGCCGACCTCGATGGTCTTGACGGCTTCCCCGATGAGCCAGCGCAACCGGTCGGCCGCGTCCGCTTCTGCACCGAGCGGCTCAGGAGAGGCCAGGCCCGCCAGCGCGACCGACAACATGTCGCGTCGGTCGCGATGCCGCCGGTAGATGGTCGTCTTCGCGATACCCGAACGGGCCGCTACGGCTTCGACCGTCACCGACCTGGGGCCCTTGGTTCGTAGGAGGCCCAATGTGGCGTCCGCGATGCCGTCGTCGACATCGCGTCGTTGTGCCATCGCGTCTCCTCGTTCGGCCGGGAATACCTGTCGCGAGAAAAACGCTACACGTAGCGTTTTGTCTCGTGATTGGAGTTGGTAAACGTGTTGCGGAATTTCAGACGAATCTCGTTGACCGATGTGGCGTACGTCGGTCTGCTCTTGGTGTTCGTGGCACTAGGGCTGTTCGTCTACGCCCTGGCCGTCGGAAGCAAGGTGGCCGGAGCCATCGGCGCGAGTCTGGTCGTGCTGATGTTCGCCACGGTCGTGGGGTTCCGCGTCGGTGCCCGTAGGCGGGCGGAGTCCAACGACAGCGGTATCCCGATCGAAGGCGCAAACGTCTGGGCGCGACCGCTGCGCCGCGAGCAGATCGACCGCTACCTGCTGACCTATCGCGGGGTGCCCAGCGACCCGCAGCGGACCGTGTCCGTTCTGAGGGAACCGAAGAACTCGGTGGATCGGCGCGCCGCCTGATCACCCGATGGCCGCGACTGAGCACCCGCCGCTACGGACGCGTGCCACCCTGCGGCTGGCCCGGAATCCACGCGATGATGTCGCGGGTGCCGTCGTTGTAGACGACGCTGTTCGGCGCCATACCCACGACCTCGAAGTAAAGCTTGCCCGTCGAGCTGCCGCCCGGCGGTACGGGGCCGGGGCCGGCGTTGCCGACGAGGCGGTACAGAGCCCTGTTCTCGGCGCGCGCGTTGAACATGTGAAGCATCGGAGTGGCCGGGCTCCCGAAGCCGTCGACGATAAGGGTCGCTTCGTACAGCTGGCCGTTGTGGGGCACGGGGTCGGAGCTCGGCTGGAGGTCTTTCACCGTGTAGCCGATCATCGTTCCGCCGGTCACGAAGTCCAACAGTCTCGCCTGCTGACCGAACGGCTTGACGTTCTCGACCGCCGAGGCCGGGCCGGCCGTACCGGCCGCGACAGTCATTGCGATTGCGGCGGCGCCCACGCAGGCCGCGAGTTTCTTCATCATCACCAGTTCTCCCCTCCTGACGACGCTGTGAGCAGCGCGGGATTACCCGGTTGCCTGACTTTCAAACGCGAAGTCGCATCGGGGATCGGCGCTGGTCAGACCGGCGTACTGTGCGACCGTGCATGTCGACGTGATGACCACCCCACAGCCCCTCCGAGAGATCGGTGATCTGGCCCGGCGGACGAAGGCGGCGGGATTCTCGGGGATGCTGTTCACCGAAACCGGCCGGACGGCGTACCTCAATGCCGCGGTCGCGGCGCAAGCCGCGCCGGCCCTCGACTTGTCGACCGGTGTCGCGGTCGCGTTCCCGCGCAGCCCGTTCGTGACGGCGGCGACGGCGTGGGAGTTGCAGG from Mycobacterium sp. IDR2000157661 harbors:
- a CDS encoding TetR/AcrR family transcriptional regulator, translating into MRRAEVVRDYGGVSADDRRTERRHKLLAAARRIWGASGVTEVTVRGVCSAAGLTTRYFYEQFDNREAIVFAVADEVRDELLAALVAAGVGDPGTLTDKLRSALTAFLETIAADPHIHRIATGDVSTVPGLAEHRAGILDHIAALIVELAPEVLGAETPNPDALRHGALFMVGGANSLIESWLAEPTETPAELAAVAADLCVAVVKGLGTS
- a CDS encoding DUF1942 domain-containing protein, whose protein sequence is MMKKLAACVGAAAIAMTVAAGTAGPASAVENVKPFGQQARLLDFVTGGTMIGYTVKDLQPSSDPVPHNGQLYEATLIVDGFGSPATPMLHMFNARAENRALYRLVGNAGPGPVPPGGSSTGKLYFEVVGMAPNSVVYNDGTRDIIAWIPGQPQGGTRP
- a CDS encoding Fe-S protein; this translates as MELLRNVVVLLHIVGFAVTFGAWVAEATAKRFRFTRTMDYGLLLSLLTGLALAAPWPAGVELNYPKIIVKLVILVIIGALLGIGSARQRRSGNAVPGVMFWSVGVLSFAAAAIAVLW
- a CDS encoding ribonuclease HI, whose product is MHTAVTEEPPSPPKPVARPPRVDIVPARPRPIMSVAVVFARQRGSTLRYAACSDHQQWAGTVEADSFEAAVLDVIKQVRRECEIERIRFLVQMPARSTLWALRDEIALLIPGICVERPRLSDERLVARAQDGLRATAPPPPTGPVWVATDGSVRGKVTGYGWLASSGEYGLLGFRHSRKQIGPEVVLVAELRAIATAVEKLRGRDITVLSDSRPAIAMVQRWMAGEDVLPQGYTVYRENGKTPGLVRAQRMIHAERERITPVWVKGHQGEPLNEGADALARLASRHVLGDSGLDAEGYHRRADGLAEAFAAEFNRQRSA
- a CDS encoding NUDIX hydrolase yields the protein MSAESPGGRSLTDYPRPSVAVDTAVLTLDADDGLVVLEVRRPHGPGWALPGTFLHEGEVLADAVDRSLRVKANVRGLHPRQLHVFDDPARDDRGWVLSVAHIEVVRPDRLTSRFPDRTRLVPTDRPGRLPYDHADIIDLAVAHIRARYADKPDPDGLLGAEFTLRELRLAHEAVAGKPLQRDTFRRSMEPHLAPTGTVATGNRGRPAEVFRRVDAIERDS
- a CDS encoding TetR/AcrR family transcriptional regulator, with translation MAQRRDVDDGIADATLGLLRTKGPRSVTVEAVAARSGIAKTTIYRRHRDRRDMLSVALAGLASPEPLGAEADAADRLRWLIGEAVKTIEVGIGFGGLAALLTDDDPDFTKLFRRILTRQRAELESVIAAAKADGSFRKDIAGATLVDAVVGAVIAERARTGRVANGWEERLFDLFWPLVRSGAD
- a CDS encoding ADP-ribosylglycohydrolase family protein, with amino-acid sequence MASYHDRVEGVLLGTAAGDALGAPYEFQPPRGPELEVTMAGGGPWEPGEWTDDTSMALAIAGVAATGADLRDDSAQDAIVARWLQWSRVTKDIGVQTGSVLRAATRGGAVTAADARAASAEFHRRTGRTAGNGSLMRTAPVALAYLHDEDAMVAAARAISELTHADPDAGDACVLWCCAIRHAVLTGELDVRIGLGHIDRQNLWVRRLDEAESAPPASFPNNGWVVAAMQAAWSAIATTVVPQDDSAAGVFRADHLRRALDAAVRAGYDTDTVAAIAGGLLGAAYGASAIPGEWRRVLHGWPGATAHDVVALAAAIERGGEPDPFDFSYPGSPVDTWARHPYDDGVLLGGIGVLRRLPADVDAVVSLCRVADDDIRRDMPHVEVRLIDRTERDENPHLDFVLLDTVRLIEQLRSEGRTVLVHCVAAYSRTPSVGALYGARLRGVGVDEAVADVTAVLPGAHPNSAFRAALRRIGRAT
- a CDS encoding oxygenase MpaB family protein; this encodes MSQPVPARHPSRPGPVPAAVKLFTALLGIEAPSAERWQRLGEHLNVGDEPMDRLVEWMSTTGMEQARPLFDRALTSGIATVPDAPEPLRDFFTGIEAVPEWVDWKLLRIGQRAMRRGGADGMYIARDVSLLGGYQFSGFNKTLIRTGALEKGSNKRFAETMQWAMDVISEDGMAPLGAGYRSTIRVRLIHAFVRRHVAAMPDWRGDEWGVPVNQTDMAATLVGALIAPAAGGIGMGLVLSPREFDGIAHLTRYVGWLIGVDDEWLPRDFRDGVRVLYHTVAALSEPDESTKQLAMPMADDPMQWHYGTLGGVRRRLARAQHLSVTSGFLGPRAMRSLGLPTYVPPWYPLLKMPANLMRSAAALTRRGGLHRAASRGEREQKALLRTMIGDGEATIGESAAHVSRVA